The following coding sequences lie in one Moritella sp. F3 genomic window:
- a CDS encoding SPOR domain-containing protein, with protein MASKFQHRLVGTIILVAIGIIFLPDLLDGQKITYRENTASIPLRPALVELADPVNFDSLEKPSFDSQLADDELLVEPAPTVNLTTASNEQKVTSKPMTKAPKLVPLVKPAATVKAIPPVGNSWNIRLGTFKNSAAVDDLVKKIRKSGFDAYRLPRYKQAGQLNRLYVGPNTDKDELKSLLPKLQKITGLKGVIEKFDPRDK; from the coding sequence GTGGCATCGAAATTTCAACATCGCTTGGTCGGCACTATTATTTTAGTGGCGATTGGTATTATCTTTCTACCTGACTTACTTGATGGTCAGAAGATAACCTATCGTGAGAATACGGCGAGTATTCCTTTACGGCCTGCGCTTGTAGAACTTGCTGATCCCGTTAACTTTGACTCTTTAGAAAAACCTTCATTTGATAGCCAGTTAGCTGATGATGAATTACTGGTTGAGCCTGCGCCGACAGTTAATTTAACCACTGCAAGTAACGAGCAGAAAGTCACATCAAAGCCGATGACTAAAGCGCCAAAATTGGTGCCGTTGGTCAAACCAGCCGCTACTGTAAAAGCTATACCACCTGTCGGCAATAGCTGGAATATACGTTTAGGTACATTCAAAAACTCAGCCGCAGTGGATGATTTGGTTAAAAAGATCAGAAAGTCTGGTTTTGATGCCTACCGACTGCCACGCTATAAGCAAGCAGGGCAGTTAAATAGGCTCTATGTCGGCCCCAATACCGATAAAGATGAACTAAAAAGTTTATTGCCAAAATTACAAAAAATCACGGGTCTAAAGGGTGTTATTGAAAAGTTTGACCCTCGAGACAAGTAA
- a CDS encoding aspartate-semialdehyde dehydrogenase — translation MSQLYDVAVLGATGAVGQMMLEILQEREFPIGNIYPLASSRSAGGKITFNNKQVEVLDVETFDWTQVQIGLFSAGGSVSEKWAPIAAESGVVVIDNTSHFRYDADIPLVVPEVNPEAIAQYTNRGIIANPNCSTIQMLVALKPIHDAAGIKRINVATYQAVSGSGKSAIDELAGQTASLLNAREVETKVYPKQIAFNVIPQIDVFTENGYTKEEMKMVWETQKIFGDEYIMVNPTAVRVPVFYGHSEAIHLETRTPISAEEVRSLMRHAPGVKLIENEEDYPTPVSDSAGHDEVFVGRIREDISHESGINMWVVGDNIRKGAATNSVQIAELLIKDYL, via the coding sequence GCAAATGATGTTGGAAATCTTACAGGAACGTGAATTTCCAATTGGTAATATTTATCCATTAGCAAGCAGCCGTAGTGCTGGTGGTAAAATTACCTTCAATAATAAACAAGTTGAAGTATTAGATGTTGAGACATTCGATTGGACACAAGTTCAAATCGGTTTGTTCTCTGCTGGTGGTTCTGTATCAGAGAAATGGGCGCCAATCGCAGCAGAATCGGGTGTTGTTGTCATTGATAATACATCACACTTCCGTTATGACGCTGATATTCCATTAGTTGTGCCAGAAGTAAATCCAGAAGCGATTGCTCAGTATACCAACCGTGGCATTATCGCGAATCCAAATTGCTCAACAATTCAAATGCTTGTAGCATTAAAGCCAATTCACGATGCTGCGGGTATTAAGCGTATTAACGTAGCAACATACCAGGCTGTATCTGGCTCTGGTAAAAGTGCAATCGATGAACTAGCGGGTCAAACTGCAAGTTTACTTAATGCGCGTGAAGTTGAAACTAAAGTATATCCAAAGCAGATCGCGTTTAACGTGATCCCGCAGATTGATGTGTTTACTGAAAACGGCTACACCAAAGAAGAAATGAAAATGGTGTGGGAAACGCAGAAGATTTTTGGTGATGAATACATCATGGTGAACCCAACTGCTGTACGTGTACCGGTATTCTATGGTCACTCTGAAGCGATCCACTTAGAAACGCGTACGCCAATTAGTGCTGAAGAAGTGCGTTCACTGATGCGCCATGCCCCTGGTGTTAAACTGATTGAAAATGAAGAAGACTACCCAACACCGGTTTCAGACTCAGCAGGTCATGATGAAGTATTTGTTGGTCGTATTCGTGAAGATATTTCACATGAAAGTGGTATTAACATGTGGGTTGTAGGCGATAATATCCGTAAGGGTGCTGCAACAAACAGTGTACAAATTGCCGAGCTACTGATTAAAGATTACCTATAA
- a CDS encoding FimV/HubP family polar landmark protein has translation MISGLTKLKWVVLFLLLPLAGMTANANGFVLQLKGPEVHTPSSPNSYGPIVKADTLWSVATATRPNNSLSLYKTMAAILALNPHAFLNGNINKMIDGSLLKIPSAAEIQATDGSDLKRLLTSKSASKSEPVSTSKPTASKPKTGTKRQTKQDKLALLQGELTESNEHLLLSSETNRRLKLQLEIIRMELAELKEQMAIDNQLKADLKALIEQQQSQITEQQGVIEKAEQAAILEAETHNNWWLAGGISGVFSLLSLVWLGLWLKNRSDQKNNIEDNLMFETDNTVDELSDYLSTETLAETATSHTAAPDTPQSAPSTMGSDEINSFAAPDLDEPNFNLQMEAELTDIVSHAPAAIVTQVAAPIMPEVVEQAPIMPDLNLDDNDFSDIDLTLDDESTSFENDSIAPDLSWREELDEPSLIPDQPAHSANTLDEDLAEVDTLLEKFKLGNSQTPDFDLNALDDGDVTAENTAQEPVVNDEFVNMDDIDSILAEANMATHEQPQSSAADEFVNMDDIDSLLAEAELDAINQAADEPDNKPQAATQNEAVDMDDIDNLLAEAGLDAIAQSEAENVANQETVDMDDIDSLLAEMGGDSTPSATVETARSSEDLDVDVDDIDSILASAGLAEPAKDDLPQAHGQTVDEMLAELDGAESANSISTPAPASPSNNADVPLDDIEAMMAEYSPNAFSEAPSEQVPIDVEAAKAEEFIDIDKLLNEAGQQPANIEDEPYDQVKLDVGLDQYSNSLLDNNAIDIDDETNRFGAQLDLARAYLEIEDKDGAKSILEPLAGVGDAGQQAEVNKLLSRL, from the coding sequence ATGATATCGGGTTTAACTAAGTTAAAATGGGTTGTTTTATTTTTGCTGCTGCCTTTGGCCGGCATGACTGCCAATGCAAATGGATTTGTGCTTCAGTTAAAAGGTCCTGAAGTTCATACTCCGTCATCGCCTAATAGCTATGGCCCTATTGTCAAAGCTGATACGTTATGGTCTGTTGCTACAGCGACAAGGCCGAACAATAGCCTCAGTTTATATAAAACCATGGCGGCAATTTTAGCGCTTAACCCGCACGCATTTTTAAACGGTAACATCAATAAAATGATTGATGGTAGCCTGCTTAAGATCCCCAGCGCAGCTGAAATACAAGCGACTGATGGCTCAGATTTAAAGCGTTTATTGACGAGTAAATCGGCATCGAAATCAGAACCTGTTTCTACCAGCAAGCCTACAGCTTCAAAGCCTAAGACGGGGACTAAGAGGCAAACGAAGCAAGATAAACTTGCTTTACTGCAAGGTGAGCTAACCGAAAGCAATGAACATCTTTTGTTATCAAGTGAAACGAATCGCCGTCTTAAGCTACAGCTCGAAATAATCCGTATGGAATTAGCTGAACTTAAAGAGCAAATGGCAATCGATAACCAATTAAAAGCAGACTTAAAAGCGCTCATTGAACAACAACAATCACAGATTACTGAGCAACAAGGTGTAATTGAAAAAGCAGAACAAGCCGCAATACTAGAAGCCGAAACGCATAATAATTGGTGGTTAGCTGGTGGTATTTCAGGTGTATTCTCATTATTGAGTTTAGTTTGGCTCGGTCTATGGCTGAAAAATAGAAGTGATCAAAAGAATAACATTGAAGATAATTTGATGTTTGAGACTGACAATACAGTTGATGAGCTCAGTGATTACCTTAGTACGGAAACGCTTGCTGAAACTGCGACAAGCCACACTGCAGCGCCTGATACACCGCAGTCGGCACCGTCTACAATGGGATCTGATGAGATCAACTCATTTGCAGCACCAGATTTAGACGAACCTAATTTCAACTTACAAATGGAAGCGGAACTTACAGATATTGTAAGCCATGCTCCAGCAGCAATCGTTACTCAAGTCGCAGCACCAATTATGCCAGAAGTGGTTGAACAAGCGCCTATCATGCCAGACTTAAACTTGGACGATAATGATTTTAGTGATATAGACCTAACACTGGATGATGAAAGCACCAGCTTTGAAAATGATAGCATAGCGCCCGATTTAAGTTGGCGTGAAGAGCTTGATGAACCAAGCTTGATACCTGACCAGCCAGCACACAGCGCGAATACTTTAGATGAAGATTTAGCTGAAGTTGATACTTTATTAGAGAAATTTAAATTAGGTAATTCACAAACACCTGATTTTGATTTGAACGCGCTTGACGATGGCGACGTGACAGCAGAAAACACAGCTCAAGAGCCTGTGGTTAACGATGAATTTGTCAATATGGATGATATTGATAGTATTCTTGCTGAAGCCAATATGGCGACTCATGAACAACCTCAGAGCTCTGCGGCGGATGAATTTGTTAATATGGATGATATTGACAGTCTCTTGGCTGAAGCTGAATTAGACGCTATTAATCAAGCGGCTGACGAACCTGATAATAAGCCTCAAGCTGCTACGCAGAATGAAGCCGTTGATATGGACGATATAGATAACCTGTTAGCTGAAGCTGGCTTAGATGCGATTGCGCAATCTGAAGCTGAGAATGTCGCTAATCAAGAAACTGTCGATATGGATGATATCGATAGTTTGTTGGCTGAAATGGGCGGGGATAGCACTCCATCAGCAACAGTTGAAACGGCACGTTCAAGCGAAGATCTTGATGTCGATGTAGACGATATTGATAGTATTTTAGCCAGCGCCGGGTTGGCTGAACCAGCGAAGGATGATTTGCCACAGGCTCACGGCCAGACTGTCGATGAAATGTTAGCAGAGCTGGATGGCGCTGAGAGTGCTAATTCTATTTCAACTCCTGCACCGGCATCGCCATCAAATAATGCAGATGTACCACTGGATGATATCGAAGCTATGATGGCGGAGTATAGCCCTAATGCATTTAGTGAAGCGCCTAGCGAGCAAGTGCCAATTGATGTTGAAGCGGCGAAAGCTGAAGAGTTTATTGATATCGACAAGTTATTAAATGAAGCAGGACAACAACCAGCGAACATCGAAGATGAACCTTATGATCAAGTGAAACTCGACGTGGGGCTTGATCAATACAGTAATTCACTCTTAGATAATAATGCGATTGATATTGATGATGAAACGAATCGTTTTGGCGCTCAATTAGACCTTGCACGTGCTTATCTTGAGATTGAAGATAAAGACGGCGCTAAATCAATATTAGAGCCCTTGGCGGGTGTTGGCGATGCTGGACAGCAGGCTGAAGTTAATAAATTGCTGAGCCGACTATGA
- a CDS encoding UDP-2,3-diacylglucosamine diphosphatase — MTTLFISDLHLDDRRPQITELFLHFLATEARQADALYILGDLFEFWSGDDISNPLNDSVQDGLKALTASGVKCFLVKGNRDFLVSKRFAKRTGMTILGDYTAINLDGQNVLIAHGDTFCTLDEKYQAFRTAVNIPWRQKLFTALPIFVREAIADKIRGKSKAGNQQKSMNIMDVTESEVISKMLEFKCDTLIHGHTHKPYIHDVALSANKQGKRIVLGDWFDQGSVLVWNEGKYDLQQRAFLAK, encoded by the coding sequence ATGACTACTTTATTTATTTCAGATCTACACCTTGATGACCGTCGCCCGCAAATTACCGAGTTGTTTTTGCATTTTCTTGCTACCGAGGCACGCCAAGCTGACGCACTCTATATTTTAGGCGATCTATTTGAATTTTGGTCTGGTGATGATATTAGCAATCCCCTTAATGACAGTGTGCAAGATGGGCTTAAAGCTTTAACTGCAAGCGGCGTAAAATGTTTCTTAGTAAAAGGGAACAGAGACTTCTTAGTAAGCAAACGCTTTGCTAAACGAACAGGCATGACGATCCTTGGTGATTACACTGCGATAAATCTCGATGGTCAGAATGTATTAATTGCCCACGGCGATACTTTTTGTACCCTTGATGAAAAATACCAGGCGTTTAGAACCGCCGTTAATATTCCATGGCGCCAAAAGCTATTTACTGCGCTGCCAATCTTCGTACGTGAAGCAATTGCCGATAAGATACGCGGCAAGAGTAAAGCCGGTAACCAGCAAAAAAGCATGAACATTATGGATGTGACTGAATCAGAAGTGATCAGTAAAATGCTTGAGTTTAAATGCGACACGTTAATCCACGGCCATACTCACAAACCCTACATACACGACGTAGCCCTTTCAGCTAACAAACAGGGTAAACGTATTGTGCTTGGTGACTGGTTTGATCAAGGTAGTGTATTAGTATGGAATGAAGGAAAATACGATTTGCAACAACGTGCCTTTTTAGCTAAATAA
- the folC gene encoding bifunctional tetrahydrofolate synthase/dihydrofolate synthase: MLNSINKSQSLADWLCYLESIHPVNIEMGLGRIGRVAADLALTTFDAKVITVAGTNGKGSTCAFLERILLDAGFNVGVTSSPHIQDYRERVRVNGKMLTAQAHADSFAFIESGRSDTTLTYFEFTTLSALKLFQDAALDVVILEVGLGGRLDASNIVSADVAVVTTIDIDHADWLGTDKAVIAREKSGIFRHGKKAICGVINPPVTIAEYAHEIGADLIAVNHDYHYHQAENSWSWQLDTDAKPQASALSFTDLVIPQLPLQNAATAIAAVQALGLAVPEHAIRSGVANARLPGRMQHLGTAPQQYLDVAHNPESARYLATQLNRLKQQAGAPVKVIAVVGMLKDKDIAASLAALTDVVDCWHLAPLQGERAAPCQQIEQGLADAMLLSSKSHDSLRQQPMSHDTIAQAWQSANQSADCNDIIIGFGSFFTVAEITQHISG, translated from the coding sequence ATGTTGAACAGTATTAATAAAAGCCAGTCTCTTGCAGACTGGCTTTGCTATTTGGAAAGTATTCATCCCGTTAATATTGAAATGGGCTTAGGGCGTATCGGCCGCGTTGCTGCTGATTTAGCATTAACGACATTCGATGCTAAAGTAATTACAGTTGCTGGCACCAATGGTAAAGGTTCTACTTGCGCCTTCTTAGAGCGTATTTTGCTTGATGCGGGTTTCAATGTTGGTGTTACTAGCTCTCCACATATTCAAGATTACCGAGAACGTGTTCGCGTTAACGGTAAAATGCTGACAGCACAAGCACACGCTGATTCTTTTGCTTTTATAGAGTCAGGCCGTAGCGATACCACACTCACTTATTTTGAGTTTACGACATTATCTGCATTGAAATTATTTCAAGATGCGGCATTAGATGTTGTGATCTTGGAGGTCGGTTTAGGTGGACGTTTAGACGCGTCAAATATTGTCTCGGCTGATGTTGCTGTGGTGACGACGATTGATATTGATCATGCAGACTGGTTAGGCACCGATAAAGCCGTTATTGCTCGGGAAAAATCGGGTATTTTCCGTCATGGTAAAAAAGCTATCTGTGGTGTTATTAATCCGCCAGTAACGATTGCTGAATATGCTCATGAAATTGGCGCTGACTTAATTGCAGTCAATCATGATTACCATTATCATCAAGCTGAGAACAGCTGGAGTTGGCAATTAGATACAGATGCGAAACCACAAGCGTCAGCATTGTCCTTTACTGATTTGGTCATTCCACAGTTACCGTTACAAAATGCAGCGACGGCCATTGCTGCTGTGCAAGCACTAGGTTTAGCTGTACCTGAACATGCGATTCGCAGTGGTGTTGCTAACGCAAGATTACCTGGACGCATGCAGCACTTAGGCACAGCGCCTCAGCAATATTTAGATGTCGCACATAACCCTGAATCAGCACGTTACTTGGCTACACAGCTTAATCGCTTAAAACAACAAGCCGGAGCGCCAGTTAAGGTTATCGCCGTTGTTGGTATGCTAAAAGATAAAGATATTGCTGCCAGTTTAGCTGCGTTGACTGATGTTGTTGACTGTTGGCACCTTGCCCCACTGCAAGGTGAGCGCGCCGCGCCGTGCCAGCAAATCGAGCAAGGATTAGCTGATGCAATGCTGTTGAGCAGTAAAAGCCATGATAGCCTTAGGCAGCAGCCTATGAGTCATGATACAATAGCGCAAGCTTGGCAATCGGCAAACCAAAGTGCTGATTGTAATGACATTATTATTGGTTTCGGCTCATTCTTTACCGTAGCGGAAATTACCCAACATATAAGTGGTTAA
- the accD gene encoding acetyl-CoA carboxylase, carboxyltransferase subunit beta, whose translation MSWIEKILPKSKSATARRNIPEGVWTKCGSCDQVLYHAELERNLGVCPKCDHHMRVNARERLNKLLDKEGRIEIGAEFEPSDKLKFRDSKKYKDRLASAQKATNEKDALVVEKGTIKGIPVAVCAFEFSFMGGSMATVVGARFVAAINVCMAENRALICFSASGGARMQEALFSLMQMAKTSAALAKLSKKGLPYISVMTDPTMGGVSASLAMLGDLNLAEPKALIGFAGPRVIEQTVREKLPEGFQRSEFLLEKGAIDMIVDRREMRDKLAGLLAKMMNLETSDNIATEAASTEATPSVVPAADEIKTPSDTQSINK comes from the coding sequence ATGAGCTGGATTGAAAAAATACTACCAAAAAGCAAGAGCGCAACGGCACGTCGTAACATTCCGGAAGGCGTTTGGACTAAATGTGGATCTTGTGACCAGGTGTTATATCATGCAGAACTCGAGCGTAATCTAGGCGTTTGTCCTAAGTGTGATCACCACATGCGAGTAAATGCTCGTGAACGCTTAAATAAATTACTTGATAAAGAAGGCCGTATTGAAATCGGTGCTGAATTTGAACCAAGTGATAAATTAAAATTCCGTGATAGCAAAAAATATAAAGACCGTTTAGCGAGTGCACAAAAAGCAACTAATGAAAAAGATGCATTAGTTGTCGAAAAAGGCACAATTAAAGGTATCCCTGTTGCAGTCTGTGCATTTGAATTCTCATTTATGGGTGGTTCAATGGCAACGGTTGTTGGTGCTCGTTTTGTTGCCGCAATTAATGTATGTATGGCTGAAAATCGTGCGCTAATTTGCTTTTCTGCAAGTGGCGGCGCGCGTATGCAAGAAGCGTTATTCTCGTTAATGCAAATGGCAAAAACAAGTGCTGCACTGGCTAAATTGTCAAAGAAAGGCTTACCTTATATCTCTGTGATGACTGATCCAACAATGGGCGGTGTCTCTGCGAGTCTTGCTATGCTAGGTGATCTTAACTTAGCTGAGCCCAAAGCACTTATCGGTTTTGCTGGCCCACGTGTAATCGAACAAACGGTACGTGAAAAATTACCTGAAGGTTTCCAGCGTAGTGAGTTCTTGCTAGAAAAAGGCGCAATCGATATGATTGTAGACCGTCGTGAAATGCGTGATAAACTTGCAGGCTTATTAGCGAAAATGATGAACTTGGAAACGTCTGATAACATCGCAACTGAAGCAGCAAGTACTGAAGCGACACCAAGTGTTGTTCCAGCAGCCGATGAAATTAAAACGCCAAGTGACACTCAAAGCATTAACAAGTAA
- the purF gene encoding amidophosphoribosyltransferase, which translates to MCGIVGIVSTTPVNQSIYDALTVLQHRGQDAAGIVTLSDGNFRQRKANGLVSDVFEAKHMQRLKGNIGIGHVRYPTAGSSSAAEAQPFYVNSPFGISLAHNGNLTNAAQLKEDQFHKARRHINTTSDSEVLLNVMAHELDKCPSLHLTAEDIFTAVKAVHKQALGAYAVVSLIINHGLVAFRDPNGIRPLVLGMRTEDGHKEYMVASESVALDAVGFDFVRDIEPGEAVYITDEGELFSAHCAENAQHNPCIFEFVYFARPDSTIDKVSVYESRLAMGEKLGHKIKREWADIDIDVVIPIPETSCDSALEIAKVLELPYRQGFVKNRYIGRTFIMPGQTLRRKSVRRKLNAISSEFVGKNVLLVDDSIVRGTTSEQIIEMAREAGAKNVYLASAAPEVRYPNVYGIDMPSTEELIAHGRNVDEIATMIGADALIFQDLDDLISAVSKCNPDIKKFETSVFSGEYVTGDIDEAYLQRLNDVRSDGAKTDKEKEEIANLEIHNEG; encoded by the coding sequence ATGTGTGGAATTGTTGGCATTGTTTCTACAACCCCTGTTAATCAGTCTATCTATGACGCATTAACAGTATTACAGCATCGTGGACAGGATGCTGCAGGGATTGTAACCTTAAGTGATGGAAACTTTAGGCAGCGTAAAGCAAATGGTTTAGTGAGCGATGTATTCGAAGCTAAACATATGCAACGTTTGAAAGGTAATATTGGTATCGGCCACGTTCGATATCCGACAGCAGGAAGCTCGAGCGCCGCTGAGGCTCAACCTTTCTATGTTAACTCTCCGTTCGGTATTTCCCTTGCTCATAACGGGAATCTAACCAACGCTGCACAATTAAAAGAAGATCAATTTCATAAAGCCCGTCGTCACATTAATACCACGTCTGATTCAGAAGTATTACTTAATGTTATGGCGCATGAATTAGATAAATGCCCAAGTTTACATTTAACTGCAGAGGATATTTTCACTGCTGTTAAAGCGGTACACAAGCAAGCGCTTGGTGCTTACGCTGTGGTATCTTTGATTATTAATCATGGCCTTGTTGCTTTTCGTGATCCTAATGGTATTCGCCCGTTAGTATTAGGTATGCGCACTGAAGACGGTCATAAAGAGTACATGGTTGCTTCAGAATCAGTTGCACTTGATGCGGTTGGTTTTGATTTTGTTCGTGATATTGAACCGGGTGAAGCTGTTTATATTACCGATGAAGGTGAATTATTTAGCGCGCACTGCGCTGAAAATGCACAGCATAACCCATGCATATTTGAGTTCGTTTATTTCGCTCGTCCAGATTCAACAATAGACAAGGTATCGGTTTATGAATCACGTCTTGCTATGGGTGAGAAACTAGGTCATAAGATTAAACGCGAATGGGCTGACATTGATATTGATGTTGTGATCCCAATTCCGGAAACATCATGTGATAGTGCGTTAGAAATCGCTAAAGTATTGGAATTACCATACCGCCAAGGTTTTGTGAAAAATCGTTATATTGGCCGTACGTTTATTATGCCAGGACAAACGCTACGTCGTAAGTCTGTACGTCGTAAACTAAACGCAATTTCGTCAGAATTTGTTGGTAAGAACGTTTTGTTAGTTGATGATTCAATTGTACGTGGTACCACGTCAGAACAGATCATTGAAATGGCTCGTGAAGCAGGCGCTAAAAATGTTTATTTAGCATCAGCTGCACCAGAAGTGCGTTATCCTAACGTTTACGGTATTGATATGCCGAGTACTGAAGAGCTCATTGCACATGGCCGAAATGTTGATGAAATTGCCACGATGATTGGTGCCGATGCACTTATTTTTCAAGACTTAGATGACTTGATTAGTGCAGTTTCAAAATGCAACCCAGACATTAAAAAGTTTGAAACTTCTGTGTTTAGTGGAGAGTATGTGACTGGCGATATTGATGAGGCGTATTTACAGCGTCTTAACGATGTTCGTAGTGATGGTGCTAAAACGGACAAAGAAAAAGAAGAAATTGCTAATTTAGAAATTCACAACGAAGGCTAA
- a CDS encoding CvpA family protein has translation MAWIDYLIIGIVGLSSVISLVRGFVKEAFSLCTWFCAFFISRFYYQDIAAYLENFDAFSAAFSEQLVKNGVAIALLFISTLILGALLNYILGQLVDKTGLSGTDRLLGVCFGIARGVLVVCVLLLFLQLFTSFPETAWWQGSPLIAELKPLIKWFFEHQASAWDNMQGL, from the coding sequence ATGGCGTGGATTGATTACCTGATAATAGGGATTGTTGGTTTATCTTCAGTAATAAGTTTAGTACGTGGTTTTGTCAAGGAAGCGTTCTCTCTTTGCACTTGGTTCTGTGCTTTCTTTATATCTCGCTTTTATTATCAAGATATTGCTGCTTACTTAGAAAACTTTGATGCGTTTAGTGCCGCATTCAGTGAACAGTTAGTGAAAAATGGCGTGGCGATAGCGTTATTATTTATTTCGACCCTTATTTTAGGGGCTTTGCTCAATTACATACTTGGTCAGCTTGTTGATAAAACTGGCTTATCTGGTACGGATAGATTACTCGGCGTATGCTTTGGTATTGCCCGAGGAGTATTAGTGGTGTGCGTATTACTGTTATTTCTACAGTTATTCACCAGTTTTCCGGAAACGGCTTGGTGGCAGGGCTCGCCACTAATCGCTGAGTTGAAACCACTCATTAAATGGTTTTTTGAACATCAAGCTTCTGCATGGGACAACATGCAGGGTTTATGA
- a CDS encoding peptidylprolyl isomerase produces MITLHTDFGDIKIALNFESAPKTAANFLEYAKSGFYEGTIFHRVIDGFMVQGGGMLPGMEEKRSNECIENEADNGLSNKLGTLAMARTSDPHSASSQFFINVKDNNFLDFSSKTSQGWGYCVFAEVVEGMDVVEKMKKVATGNKRGHGDVPLEDIVITKVTVEEA; encoded by the coding sequence ATGATAACTCTACATACAGATTTCGGTGACATCAAAATCGCACTTAACTTTGAAAGTGCACCAAAAACAGCAGCTAACTTCCTAGAGTACGCAAAAAGCGGTTTCTATGAAGGTACTATCTTTCACCGTGTAATCGATGGTTTCATGGTTCAAGGTGGCGGCATGCTTCCTGGTATGGAAGAGAAACGTTCAAATGAATGTATCGAAAATGAAGCAGACAACGGTCTGTCGAATAAATTAGGTACATTAGCAATGGCACGTACTTCTGATCCGCATTCAGCAAGTTCACAATTCTTCATCAACGTAAAAGACAACAACTTCCTAGACTTCTCAAGCAAGACGTCACAAGGTTGGGGCTACTGTGTATTTGCTGAAGTTGTTGAAGGCATGGACGTAGTTGAGAAAATGAAAAAAGTTGCTACAGGCAACAAACGTGGCCACGGTGACGTGCCACTAGAAGATATCGTAATTACTAAAGTAACTGTAGAAGAAGCTTAA
- the truA gene encoding tRNA pseudouridine(38-40) synthase TruA: protein MRIALGIEYDGSKYYGWQRQKDVISVQQKLEEALSRVANHPVIVHCAGRTDSGVHGTGQVIHFDTDAVRQDVAWTLGVNANLPDDIAVRWAQEVDEEFHARFSATARRYRYIIFNNQLRPAILSSGVSHYYGDINAELMHEAAQQLIGEHDFTSFRAKHCQAKSPIKTMHHIKVIRQNAFIIIDVKANAFLHHMVRNLAGSLMEVGKGNKPVSWIAELLAGKDRSVAAATSKAEGLYMVEVDYPSQFNLPRPAVGPLFLPEQF, encoded by the coding sequence ATGCGAATTGCACTTGGTATAGAATATGACGGTAGTAAATATTACGGTTGGCAGCGTCAAAAAGACGTAATTAGTGTACAACAAAAGCTGGAAGAGGCTTTATCTCGTGTCGCTAACCACCCTGTGATCGTACATTGTGCAGGACGTACTGACTCTGGGGTACATGGTACCGGTCAAGTAATTCATTTCGATACTGATGCAGTACGCCAAGATGTCGCTTGGACATTAGGTGTTAATGCCAATCTACCGGATGATATTGCGGTGCGTTGGGCGCAAGAAGTCGATGAAGAATTCCATGCTCGTTTTAGCGCGACAGCGAGACGCTACCGTTATATTATTTTTAATAATCAATTACGACCAGCAATTTTAAGTTCAGGCGTTAGCCATTATTACGGTGACATTAATGCTGAATTGATGCATGAGGCTGCGCAGCAATTGATTGGTGAACATGATTTTACTTCTTTCCGCGCGAAACATTGTCAGGCCAAAAGCCCAATTAAAACCATGCATCATATTAAAGTGATACGTCAAAATGCGTTCATCATTATTGATGTTAAAGCAAATGCGTTTTTACACCATATGGTGAGAAACCTAGCGGGTTCATTAATGGAAGTCGGTAAAGGTAACAAGCCCGTATCTTGGATTGCTGAGTTATTAGCCGGAAAAGATCGCTCTGTTGCTGCTGCAACCAGTAAAGCTGAAGGCTTGTATATGGTTGAAGTCGATTACCCAAGTCAGTTTAACCTACCGCGCCCAGCTGTTGGTCCATTGTTCTTACCTGAACAGTTTTAA